In Thermococcus camini, a genomic segment contains:
- the glyA gene encoding serine hydroxymethyltransferase, translating to MAEGYKAYRDRVMGFLEDHEKWRKHTINLIASENVTSPSVTRAVASGFMHKYAEGWPRARYYQGCKYVDEVELIGVELFTKLFGSDFADLRPISGTNANQAVFFGLTQPGDKAIVLHTSHGGHISHMPFGAAGMRGLEVHTWPFDNEAFNIDVDKAEKLIRELEPKIVVFGGSLFPFPHPVKELAPVAKEVGAYVMYDGAHVLGLIAGKQFQDPLREGVDIITASTHKTFPGPQGGVIIYKRFGETEEIAKLQWAIFPGVLSNHHLHHMAGKTVTAAEMLEYGQKYAAQIVKNAKALAEALAEEGFKVIGEDRGYTESHQVIVDVSDLHEAAGGWAAPLLEEAGIILNKNLLPWDPLEKVEKPSGLRIGVQEMTRVGMLEDDMKEIAHFIKRVLIDREDPKKVERDVFYFRQNFQRVYYSFDYGLPFRE from the coding sequence ATGGCTGAAGGATACAAAGCATACCGCGACAGGGTTATGGGCTTCCTTGAGGACCACGAGAAGTGGAGGAAGCACACGATAAACCTCATTGCCAGTGAAAACGTGACTTCTCCGAGCGTCACCCGCGCGGTGGCGAGCGGTTTCATGCACAAGTACGCCGAGGGCTGGCCAAGGGCCCGCTACTATCAGGGATGCAAGTACGTTGATGAGGTCGAGCTCATCGGTGTCGAGCTCTTCACCAAGCTCTTCGGAAGCGACTTCGCCGACCTGAGACCGATTTCCGGAACCAACGCCAACCAGGCGGTCTTCTTCGGCCTCACCCAGCCGGGCGACAAGGCCATCGTTCTCCACACCAGCCACGGCGGCCACATAAGCCACATGCCATTCGGCGCCGCCGGAATGCGCGGCCTTGAGGTCCACACCTGGCCCTTCGACAACGAAGCCTTTAACATCGACGTGGACAAGGCCGAGAAGCTCATACGCGAGCTCGAGCCCAAGATAGTCGTCTTCGGCGGCTCGCTCTTCCCGTTCCCGCACCCGGTCAAGGAGCTCGCCCCGGTCGCCAAGGAGGTCGGCGCCTACGTCATGTACGACGGTGCCCACGTTCTTGGTCTCATCGCCGGAAAGCAGTTCCAGGACCCGCTTAGGGAGGGTGTTGACATAATCACCGCTTCAACCCACAAGACCTTCCCCGGACCGCAGGGCGGTGTCATCATCTACAAGCGCTTTGGCGAGACGGAAGAGATAGCCAAGCTCCAGTGGGCCATCTTCCCGGGTGTGCTCAGCAACCACCACCTCCACCACATGGCCGGAAAGACCGTTACCGCGGCGGAGATGCTTGAGTACGGTCAGAAGTACGCTGCCCAGATCGTCAAGAACGCGAAAGCCCTGGCGGAGGCCCTCGCAGAGGAGGGCTTCAAGGTCATCGGTGAGGACAGGGGCTACACCGAGAGCCACCAGGTCATCGTTGACGTCAGCGACCTCCACGAAGCGGCCGGGGGATGGGCGGCACCGCTCCTCGAGGAGGCAGGCATAATCCTCAACAAGAACCTCCTGCCCTGGGACCCGCTTGAGAAGGTCGAGAAGCCGAGCGGCCTGCGCATAGGCGTCCAGGAGATGACACGCGTCGGCATGCTTGAGGACGACATGAAGGAGATAGCGCACTTCATCAAGCGCGTCCTCATCGACAGGGAGGACCCGAAGAAGGTCGAGCGCGACGTCTTCTACTTCAGGCAGAACTTCCAGAGGGTTTACTACTCCTTCGACTACGGGCTCCCGTTCAGGGAGTGA
- a CDS encoding immunoglobulin-like domain-containing protein, producing MRKVLPVLLIVLLVPLGYYIASSDGARNLPNGEGIVLKLDKSSYTPSDVMVLTLLNNADTNATTSYHFKLYRLEGGKWKEVPVNMMFIEIAVVIEPGKSWEQKVKLSDLGLTPGHYKIVKEVFLGGTTVKAGAEFDING from the coding sequence GTGAGGAAGGTTCTCCCGGTCCTGCTGATAGTCCTGCTGGTTCCTCTCGGGTACTACATAGCCTCGAGCGATGGAGCTCGAAACCTCCCGAACGGTGAAGGAATCGTTCTGAAGCTCGACAAGAGCAGCTACACCCCAAGCGACGTGATGGTTCTCACACTCCTAAACAACGCCGATACCAACGCCACCACGAGCTACCACTTCAAACTTTACAGACTGGAAGGCGGGAAGTGGAAAGAGGTTCCGGTGAACATGATGTTCATAGAGATCGCCGTCGTAATAGAGCCCGGGAAGAGCTGGGAACAGAAGGTAAAGCTCTCCGACCTTGGCCTTACACCGGGGCACTACAAGATAGTCAAGGAAGTCTTCCTCGGGGGCACGACGGTTAAGGCCGGGGCTGAGTTTGATATCAATGGATAG